The proteins below are encoded in one region of Sulfolobus islandicus Y.N.15.51:
- a CDS encoding glycosyltransferase family 2 protein, whose product MVLLSITITAKNEAPVIDKVLNNLIKQLNDINYEMILIDNWSSDNTFQILKKYENNHIKVFRYKGSKGSARNFALKKADGKYVMALDADQVYLNLDKFLRDYFSRYSSYAVKIGRSSFPIISPKELLMNVGGWRDLQFAEDWDLWFRLAEACKYIYLIDYDWVFGEHIRSHKNNYSILSKILKYMLKYRDLYIVGLPIRPQNIYNKFFYQLGMVLSFFKNEKKIVYNCTKYLEIPTDKIESEMDWDLQFHYNLIRYQLLTCKNKPIFLEVLSKFENYFKKKL is encoded by the coding sequence ATGGTACTCTTAAGTATTACAATAACAGCTAAAAATGAAGCTCCAGTAATAGATAAGGTATTAAATAACTTGATTAAACAGCTAAATGATATAAACTATGAAATGATTTTAATAGATAATTGGAGTAGCGATAATACTTTTCAGATATTAAAGAAGTATGAAAATAATCACATTAAAGTTTTTCGATACAAAGGAAGTAAAGGCTCTGCAAGAAATTTTGCTCTTAAGAAAGCCGATGGAAAATACGTAATGGCATTAGATGCCGATCAAGTTTATCTCAATTTGGATAAATTTCTTAGAGATTATTTTTCAAGATATTCTTCATATGCAGTAAAAATTGGTAGAAGTTCATTTCCAATAATATCTCCCAAAGAATTACTAATGAATGTAGGAGGATGGAGAGATCTGCAGTTCGCAGAAGATTGGGACTTATGGTTTAGACTAGCGGAGGCATGTAAATATATTTATCTTATTGATTATGATTGGGTATTTGGAGAACATATTAGAAGTCATAAAAATAATTATAGCATACTATCAAAAATACTAAAATACATGCTAAAATATAGAGATTTATATATAGTTGGGTTACCAATCCGTCCACAAAATATTTATAATAAGTTTTTTTATCAGTTAGGGATGGTGCTATCATTCTTCAAGAACGAAAAGAAAATAGTATACAATTGCACTAAATACTTAGAAATACCCACTGATAAAATTGAAAGCGAAATGGATTGGGATTTGCAGTTTCACTATAATTTAATTAGATATCAACTTTTAACATGTAAAAATAAGCCTATATTTTTAGAAGTATTATCTAAATTTGAGAATTATTTTAAAAAGAAATTGTA